The following are encoded in a window of Sutcliffiella horikoshii genomic DNA:
- a CDS encoding GntP family permease, translating to MSGSMLILIAAAAIFVLLFLVIRTKLHAFVALLLVSLLVGIASGMPLNEVTASVQNGMGGTLGFVAVVVGLGAMFGKMLEVSGGAERLAQTLMKKFGEEKSQWALGITGFLVAIPVFFDVGFIILVPIVYGLAKKTGKSLLHYGIPLLAGLAVTHSFIPPTPGPIAVADLIGADLGWVILFGVIAGIPAMILAGPVFGKYIGKKIHVVVPKYMEIDEDKVYEKDLPGFGLIASIILVPLVLILVNTFSTVMFEEGHIVREITTFVGHPFVALTIATLLTFYFLGTKRGYTKQDVQDIATKALEPAGIIILVTGAGGVFKQVLIDSGVGDVLGEMMAGSALPPIVLAFLIAAAVRVAQGSATVSMVTAAGLITPLIGIMGLEGPVLGLIVISIASGATVLSHVNDSGFWLVNRYFGLDVKDTLKSWTVMETIIGLVGFAVAVIIGIFIG from the coding sequence ATGTCAGGATCCATGCTAATCCTAATCGCAGCAGCAGCAATATTCGTCCTACTATTCCTAGTCATCCGCACCAAACTACACGCATTCGTAGCCCTGCTGTTAGTCAGCTTACTAGTAGGTATCGCATCAGGCATGCCGCTAAATGAAGTCACCGCATCCGTCCAAAACGGAATGGGAGGCACCCTCGGGTTCGTTGCAGTCGTAGTCGGACTAGGTGCCATGTTCGGTAAAATGCTAGAAGTTTCAGGTGGGGCAGAAAGACTTGCTCAAACACTAATGAAGAAATTCGGTGAAGAAAAGTCCCAGTGGGCACTTGGTATCACAGGTTTCTTAGTGGCAATCCCAGTATTCTTTGATGTAGGTTTCATCATTTTAGTGCCAATCGTGTATGGCTTGGCGAAAAAAACAGGAAAGTCCCTTTTACACTACGGTATTCCGTTGCTAGCTGGTCTTGCTGTAACGCACAGCTTCATCCCGCCAACTCCGGGACCGATCGCAGTAGCTGATTTAATCGGTGCAGATCTTGGATGGGTTATCCTGTTTGGTGTTATCGCAGGTATTCCGGCGATGATTTTAGCTGGTCCAGTGTTTGGTAAATATATCGGGAAGAAAATTCACGTTGTTGTACCAAAATATATGGAGATTGATGAAGATAAGGTATATGAAAAGGATCTACCAGGATTCGGACTTATTGCTTCTATTATTTTAGTACCATTAGTGTTGATTTTAGTGAATACGTTTTCAACGGTTATGTTTGAAGAGGGTCACATCGTTCGAGAGATTACGACATTTGTCGGTCATCCGTTCGTAGCATTGACTATTGCAACATTATTGACGTTCTACTTCCTTGGAACGAAGCGCGGTTATACAAAACAAGATGTACAAGATATCGCAACAAAAGCGCTTGAGCCAGCTGGTATCATCATCCTTGTAACAGGTGCCGGTGGAGTGTTCAAGCAGGTTCTAATCGACTCTGGTGTTGGTGATGTTCTTGGTGAAATGATGGCAGGATCTGCATTGCCTCCAATTGTCCTAGCGTTCTTGATCGCAGCGGCAGTCCGCGTGGCGCAAGGATCCGCAACCGTTTCAATGGTAACGGCAGCAGGACTAATCACACCATTAATCGGAATCATGGGTCTGGAAGGGCCTGTACTTGGTCTAATCGTTATCTCGATTGCTTCTGGAGCAACGGTTCTATCCCACGTAAACGACTCCGGTTTCTGGTTGGTAAACAGATACTTCGGCCTTGATGTAAAAGATACATTAAAATCTTGGACGGTCATGGAAACCATCATCGGACTCGTAGGTTTTGCAGTAGCGGTAATTATTGGTATATTTATAGGATAA
- the gntK gene encoding gluconokinase: MTMTTYMLGVDIGTTSTKAVLFTKNGKVKSQHAVEYPLYTPEMGAAEQDPDEILEAVAVSIRETILKSGIDTTELSHVSFSAAMHSLIAVNEAGIPLTKSITWADQRSEKWAKKIKNEWNGHEIYMRTGTPIHPMSPLAKLVWLRNEHPETFEKASKFISIKEYVFHKFFGEYVVDHSIASATGMLNLKNLNWDAGALGVAGVTPGKLSRLVPTTEIITGLQPEWAVKLGLHADVKFVVGANDGVLSNLGVNAVQPGVVALTIGTSGAIRTVADKPVTDPKGRTFCYALTENHWVIGGPVNNGGMIMRWLRDEFCQAEVEEAKALGVDPYDVMTAKIAQVKAGSEGVLFHPYLTGERAPLWNGNARGSFYGLGIHHKREHMMRAVLEGINLNLYTVLLALEEIIGIPEKIHATGGFARSKVWCQMLSNIFNQEVSIPESVESSCLGAAVLGLYALGEIDSFDVMNEMVGTTNGYEPDQAEVEVYKELTPLFIRLSRLYEQEFDAVVAFQQRK, translated from the coding sequence ATCACCATGACAACATACATGCTAGGCGTTGATATAGGAACAACAAGCACAAAGGCGGTTCTTTTTACGAAGAATGGTAAAGTAAAAAGCCAACATGCCGTGGAATATCCTTTGTACACTCCAGAAATGGGTGCAGCAGAACAGGATCCCGACGAAATTCTCGAAGCGGTGGCTGTTTCGATTAGAGAAACTATTCTCAAAAGTGGCATCGATACCACAGAGCTTTCCCATGTGAGCTTCAGTGCAGCGATGCACAGTCTGATTGCCGTAAATGAAGCAGGAATTCCGTTGACGAAAAGCATCACGTGGGCCGACCAGCGCAGTGAAAAATGGGCGAAGAAAATTAAAAACGAATGGAATGGCCATGAGATATACATGAGAACCGGGACACCGATTCATCCGATGTCTCCTTTGGCAAAACTTGTTTGGTTGCGAAACGAACATCCAGAAACGTTTGAAAAAGCATCTAAATTCATCTCCATCAAAGAATATGTGTTTCACAAGTTTTTTGGAGAGTATGTAGTGGATCATTCCATTGCGTCGGCAACAGGAATGCTGAACTTAAAAAATTTGAATTGGGACGCGGGCGCACTTGGAGTTGCCGGTGTGACACCTGGCAAGCTTTCCCGACTTGTCCCAACAACAGAAATCATCACAGGATTGCAACCAGAGTGGGCAGTAAAACTTGGCTTACATGCTGATGTAAAATTTGTAGTTGGTGCAAATGACGGCGTGCTTTCCAACCTTGGGGTAAACGCAGTTCAACCAGGCGTGGTCGCGTTAACCATTGGAACAAGCGGGGCGATCCGTACCGTTGCGGACAAGCCGGTAACAGATCCAAAGGGTAGAACATTCTGCTATGCTCTGACAGAAAATCATTGGGTAATTGGTGGTCCTGTCAACAATGGCGGCATGATTATGCGCTGGCTTCGTGATGAATTTTGCCAAGCGGAAGTGGAAGAGGCGAAAGCACTGGGCGTTGATCCTTATGATGTCATGACAGCAAAAATTGCTCAAGTGAAGGCGGGTTCAGAGGGCGTTCTTTTCCATCCTTACCTGACAGGTGAACGTGCACCGTTATGGAATGGAAACGCACGTGGATCCTTTTATGGACTTGGCATCCACCATAAAAGAGAGCATATGATGCGCGCGGTATTAGAAGGAATCAATCTTAACCTTTATACAGTCTTGTTGGCATTAGAAGAGATTATCGGAATTCCTGAAAAGATTCATGCTACAGGCGGATTTGCCCGTTCAAAAGTATGGTGCCAGATGCTTTCGAACATTTTCAATCAGGAAGTAAGCATACCGGAAAGCGTGGAAAGTTCTTGCCTCGGTGCTGCGGTGCTCGGATTGTATGCACTCGGTGAAATTGATTCGTTTGATGTGATGAATGAGATGGTTGGGACGACGAATGGGTATGAACCTGACCAGGCGGAAGTGGAAGTGTATAAAGAACTGACGCCATTGTTCATTCGATTAAGCCGTTTGTACGAGCAAGAGTTTGATGCGGTGGTGGCGTTTCAGCAGAGGAAATAA